From Pongo pygmaeus isolate AG05252 chromosome 1, NHGRI_mPonPyg2-v2.0_pri, whole genome shotgun sequence, one genomic window encodes:
- the RAB42 gene encoding ras-related protein Rab-42 — translation MEAEGCRYQFRVALLGDAAVGKTSLLRSYVAGAPGAPEPEPEPEPTVGAECYRRALQLRAGPRVKLQLWDTAGHERFRCITRSFYRNVVGVLLVFDVTNRKSFEHIQDWHQEVMATQGPDKVIFLLVGHKSDLQSTRCVSAQEAEELAASLGMVFVETSVKNNCNVDLAFDTLADAIQQALQQGDIKLEEGWGGVRLIHKTQIPRSPSRKQHPGPCQC, via the exons ATGGAGGCCGAGGGCTGCCGCTACCAATTTCGGGTCGCGCTGCTGGGGGACGCGGCGGTGGGCAAGACGTCGCTGCTGCGGAGCTACGTGGCGGGCGCGCCTGGCGCCCCGGAGCCCGAGCCCGAGCCCGAGCCCACGGTGGGCGCCGAGTGCTACCGCCGCGCGCTGCAGCTGCGGGCCGGGCCGCGGGTCAAGCTGCAGCTCTGGGACACCGCGGGCCACGAGCGCTTCAG GTGCATCACCAGATCCTTTTACCGGAATGTGGTGGGTGTCCTGCTGGTCTTTGATGTGACAAACAGGAAGTCCTTTGAACACATCCAAGACTGGCACCAAGAGGTCATGGCCACTCAGGGCCCGGACAAGGTCATCTTCCTGCTGGTTGGCCACAAGAGTGACCTGCAGAGCACCCGCTGTGTCtcagcccaggaggccgaggagcTAGCTGCCTCCCTGGGCATGGTCTTCGTGGAGACCTCGGTTAAAAACAACTGCAATGTGGACCTGGCCTTTGACACCCTCGCTGATGCTATCCAGCAGGCCCTGCAGCAGGGGGACATCAAGCTAGAAGAGGGCTGGGGGGGTGTCCGGCTCATCCATAAGACCCAAATCCCCAGGTCCCCCAGCAGGAAGCAGCACCCAGGCCCATGCCAGTGTTGA